The Bacillus sp. B-jedd sequence GCTTTGCGACGAGCTGAACAAAGCTTCCTTGAGTTTGCTGTGGCGCAGGAGCTCTTCCCGAGATAAAGGGAACACGATGAAAAACGAAAATCCGGCGCTTGTGGCCGGATTTGGTGTGGATTAATTTTGCAAAAGGTCGATCAGTCCTCTGGCTGCTCCCGATACCATGGATCCGAATGCCTTTCCAACTGATGAAAAGAAATTATATGTTCCCGATTCTTCCAATTCTTTTTTCTTTTCTTCTACTTTGCCTTTATTTATTTCGCTCCCCATGACAGAGACACTTATTTCACCGGCTTCCCCCTTGTTCAGTGAGACCGCCTCCTTGAAACCAGGATCATCATAACCTTTCATACGGCTTATTCCGTCATTCGCCACCTGCATCCCGCCTAGAGCGAGGATGAACATGGCTGAGGCAAGCAGAAGGCTTTTCAGCATAAATAGCTTCAAGGTAAGCACCTCCCTCTATTTGTTATCGGTTGGCTGGCTGATCGGGTTATCCACGCTTTCAGCGTCCCAGAAATAATCTGCAAAAACATCAGCCAACGCATCAGCAGAGCGGTTTAATTCTTCAAAAGTATTATCGACTCCGCCAAATTCTATCAGTAAGGCATTTCCTGATAAATCCTGGTTGAATTTGCCGTTGGTATCTGCCCCGGCTTTTAATATTATTCCTCTGCTCAAGCCCGGGTAATTTTTCTCAAGCTTCTGATGGATTTTTTTAGCCAGCTTTAGATTTTTCTCGTAATTTGGATTTTCCCCACCGATAACAAACGCCAGTTTAGCATAACTCTTTCCGTTAATAACTTTTGTAGTATTTTTCTTTCTTTTCGAATCCCGGTGGACATCAATAAAATAAAGAAGTTCTTTGTTTCCTGCCATTGCTTCTTTGACAACATTCCTCGATTCCATATAGGAGCTTCCAAACTTTAGCCCTTTGTTCACTAGATTTTTATTGATATCGGTTTTATCGACATAAGTCCCGACCCCACGAGCTTCAAGGCTTTTCTTTAACTGGTCCCCTATTTTCATTACATTTATTTTTGAGTGGTAGGCCCGGTTCGGGTCGGTCACTCCCTTCAGATAGGGAAGATAGGATTCGGTATTATGTGAAAAATAGACGAAAACACCTTCCTTCCATCTTGCCGGCGGTGTGCCATTGTTGTCCTTCGGATCAGGGATGTCATTCAGGTTCTGAAGGGCCGCCTCCCTTTCCGCCATCATGATTTCAAGTGGCGGGGCGGATTCAATCGGCATGTTCGTGTAGTTGGTTCCTTCCCCAGCTACAATGATCCGGCTATCGAAAAGGTAAAATCCTGGAAGCTCCCTTCCAAGCAGGCTTCTTGGGTCATCAAGATTGATGTTGGCAAACAGGCCAAGAAAAAGATTTGTGATTTTCGGGCTTACTTCCTTTCTAGTCCATTCAGTAAAATAGTGATTTTCCCAGCCAATGAATTGATAAAGAAGTTCTCCTTTAATTTTTTCAGAAGAATGGTTTAATGTGATGGTAGAAATGCTATAGCCCGGTTTAAAAGAAGCTAAAAGGCCGCTTACCGAGAAGGTGCAGACCAGTAGCAAACCCATAAGGGCTGCTGCTTTTGCCAGGCTTGTCCCTGATATAATCAGAGCCGAATTCACCCTATTTTTCATGTTCCACCTCCAAGGCACTCATCAACAATCGGAACATGTCCGTTGTTCTAGTAAATCATATGAGTTCGCTAGAAATGGTAGAACCTTAAATTGCAGGTGGAAGCTTTACAGCTCCGGGGGGCGGCTGAAAATAATCCTTGCCAATACCCAGGTTCGATTAGGGAAGCACTGGTACCGTCCCTTAGACTCAGCGAGTGTAATAGCCGGCGTTGTCCTGGTCAATGTTGGTGTGCAGGGAAGCGTTTAACCCGTTTGCAATTAGGTTGGCCATGTCTTCGATGAAGACGTCGACTTCTTTGGGTGTAACCATGAGGTTGTGGCCGAGCGGGGCCAAGACTTCATGGATAAGCTGGCGTTTCTCTTCCTCTTCCAATGTTCCGATGATACCGAGAAATGTTTTGCGCTGTTCTTCATCGGGCAGATCTTCCTCGGTCAGTTTTCTTTTTTTGCCAAATGTCATTCCGGCTGGAACAAGTGACCTTGAGGGCTTTCCGCCTTCTTTCAATTCCTTTCCGAAATGCTTTAAGACGAAATCTATCGCGTCGCTCGTAATGGAAACGGCGTCAACAACAGTCGGGACCCCGATAGCGATTACAGGAATCCCAAGCGTATCTTTACTTAATTCCTTCCGCTTATTTCCTACACCTGAACCTGGATGGATGCCTGTGTCGGAAATCTGGATTGTTGCATTTACTCGCTCTATTGACCTTGAAGCCAACGCATCAACGGCAATGACAAATCCTGGTTTCGTTTCTTCTACGACACCGTATATGATATCGCTCGTCTCGATGCCAGTCAGACCCATCACTCCCGGGGCAAGCGCACTGACAGATCGGTAGCCCTCCTTGACATTTTCCGGCTGGAGTGTGAATAAATGCCTCGTGACAAGAAGATTTTCGCAAACGATCGGACCCAGTGCGTCAGGTGTCACATTCCAGTTCCCAAGCCCGACGACAAGGCAGGATTCTTCCTTTCCGATACCCGCGCTTTCTAGAAAGCCCGCAAACTCCTTGGCAAAAACATTTCCCACCTTTTGCTGAAGATCAGTATCCTGCTGCCTAATGCCCGCAACCTCTATCGTCAAGTACCGGCCCGCTTTCTTTCCCAACGTTGTTTCGCCTTCATCGGTCACTTCCACGAGTGACACCTTCATTCCGTCCACTTCTTTTTCTTTTATGATAACCCCTTCAATTTGGGATACATTCTGTTCCTGCCCGATTGTCCCCTGCCGCCCGGCAATTGCCATTTCCCTCGCTTCGACTGCAAGGTCCGTACGGACAGAATAGCTGCTTAGGTCGATTGCTTTATCCACTTTCGGATACCTCCCATTCCTGTTTCGAATTCGATTGACAAAACTATTCCCTAGCATTTCCCAAAACCATTCCGGGCATTCAGGCTGTCAAGGGAAACAGTTTTACACAATTTCAGTGTGGAGTATTGCATTATGGGCGGCCGTTTGATAAAATATCTTTTGTTCCTATATATGTTTATGTGGAAGTGAAACTCGAGTTCATAGAAGTGTCTCGGTTCTTTTTTTAGGAGGTGAATGGAATGCCAAACATTAAATCTGCAATTAAGCGCGTAAAAACAAACCAAGCCAACAATGCTCAAAATACAGCTGTGAAGTCTTCAATGCGTACTGCTGTTAAAAAAGCTGAAGCTGCTGTAGCTGTGAACGATGCAGCTGCTGCGAAAGAAGTTTTTGCTGAAGCTGTAAGCAAGCTTGATAAAGCTTCATCTAAAGGCCTTATCCATAAAAATGCTGCAGCCCGCAAAAAATCACGCCTAGCGAAGAAAATTAACGCTCTATAAGAGTTAAGCCTGCTCCCATTCGGAAGCAGGCTTTTTTTTGCATTCATTTTTTTCAGGATGTCTTGCCAAGTTTCATCAGGAACATTTCAACGAGCAGCGATTTATCCGCGCCGCCGGTTTTCATCTGGTAGTCAGCTTCAGCAATTTGGCCAATCAGGTTCGCAAGCTCTCCATCTGAAAACTTTGATGCCAATCCGGCCGCCATTTTCACCCTATAAGGATGGACTTTGACAATACCTGCAATTTGCTGCTGACCGTACCCTTTCCTGCTTAACTCTTTAATTTGGTAAATGAGCCGGAATTGCCCTGCGAGCAGAGCAAGGATTTTTATTGGCTCTTCGTTCTGTTTTAGCAGGTCGTAATAAATTCGCAGAGCTTCCGCAGGCCTGCGCTGGACAACCTTATCAGTCAGGCTGAAAATATTTTGCTCCAATGATTTAGGAATGAGACGCTCTGCCGTTTGAACATCGATCCTTCCACCCGGCCCGGCAAATAGAGCCAGCTTATCCAACTCATTGGAAAGCATGAATAAATTGCTCCCCGCCAGGGCAACGACCATATCCACCGCTTCCCGGTCGAGTTCAATGCCTCTCTGTTTCGCATGGCCATCAACCCATGACTTCAACTCCGCATCATTCAGCTTTTTCATCTCAGCAACATTCGCGCGGCGCTTTAATTCCTTTGTAACCTTTTTCCGTTCATCCAGCTTTTCATATGGAGCGAAGAAAACGACGATGGAATACGGGGCCGGTTCCTTCAGGTAAGATTCCAGCCTGGCCAGATTATGGATGACTTTATCCTTTTGTTTTTCAGCAGTCAAAAAAACAGGATTTTGGATAAAAATAACCTTGTTATCACCCATAAACGGAAAAGTCTCCGCATCTTCCAGAGCACTCTCTATTGGTGTTTCTTCCATATCGTATGTGGAAAAGTTAAAATCCCTTTCATCGCCGAGCACATTTTCAAGCAGCAGCTGACCGGTTTCCTTCATTAGGAAGGATTCCGTCCCGTACAGTAAATAGACAGGTGAAAATTGTTTGTTTTTTATTTGCTTCCATA is a genomic window containing:
- a CDS encoding DUF3679 domain-containing protein, which gives rise to MKLFMLKSLLLASAMFILALGGMQVANDGISRMKGYDDPGFKEAVSLNKGEAGEISVSVMGSEINKGKVEEKKKELEESGTYNFFSSVGKAFGSMVSGAARGLIDLLQN
- the spoIIP gene encoding stage II sporulation protein P encodes the protein MKNRVNSALIISGTSLAKAAALMGLLLVCTFSVSGLLASFKPGYSISTITLNHSSEKIKGELLYQFIGWENHYFTEWTRKEVSPKITNLFLGLFANINLDDPRSLLGRELPGFYLFDSRIIVAGEGTNYTNMPIESAPPLEIMMAEREAALQNLNDIPDPKDNNGTPPARWKEGVFVYFSHNTESYLPYLKGVTDPNRAYHSKINVMKIGDQLKKSLEARGVGTYVDKTDINKNLVNKGLKFGSSYMESRNVVKEAMAGNKELLYFIDVHRDSKRKKNTTKVINGKSYAKLAFVIGGENPNYEKNLKLAKKIHQKLEKNYPGLSRGIILKAGADTNGKFNQDLSGNALLIEFGGVDNTFEELNRSADALADVFADYFWDAESVDNPISQPTDNK
- the gpr gene encoding GPR endopeptidase; amino-acid sequence: MDKAIDLSSYSVRTDLAVEAREMAIAGRQGTIGQEQNVSQIEGVIIKEKEVDGMKVSLVEVTDEGETTLGKKAGRYLTIEVAGIRQQDTDLQQKVGNVFAKEFAGFLESAGIGKEESCLVVGLGNWNVTPDALGPIVCENLLVTRHLFTLQPENVKEGYRSVSALAPGVMGLTGIETSDIIYGVVEETKPGFVIAVDALASRSIERVNATIQISDTGIHPGSGVGNKRKELSKDTLGIPVIAIGVPTVVDAVSITSDAIDFVLKHFGKELKEGGKPSRSLVPAGMTFGKKRKLTEEDLPDEEQRKTFLGIIGTLEEEEKRQLIHEVLAPLGHNLMVTPKEVDVFIEDMANLIANGLNASLHTNIDQDNAGYYTR
- the rpsT gene encoding 30S ribosomal protein S20, producing the protein MPNIKSAIKRVKTNQANNAQNTAVKSSMRTAVKKAEAAVAVNDAAAAKEVFAEAVSKLDKASSKGLIHKNAAARKKSRLAKKINAL
- the holA gene encoding DNA polymerase III subunit delta encodes the protein MAIDLWKQIKNKQFSPVYLLYGTESFLMKETGQLLLENVLGDERDFNFSTYDMEETPIESALEDAETFPFMGDNKVIFIQNPVFLTAEKQKDKVIHNLARLESYLKEPAPYSIVVFFAPYEKLDERKKVTKELKRRANVAEMKKLNDAELKSWVDGHAKQRGIELDREAVDMVVALAGSNLFMLSNELDKLALFAGPGGRIDVQTAERLIPKSLEQNIFSLTDKVVQRRPAEALRIYYDLLKQNEEPIKILALLAGQFRLIYQIKELSRKGYGQQQIAGIVKVHPYRVKMAAGLASKFSDGELANLIGQIAEADYQMKTGGADKSLLVEMFLMKLGKTS